The Daucus carota subsp. sativus chromosome 7, DH1 v3.0, whole genome shotgun sequence genome window below encodes:
- the LOC108196515 gene encoding ninja-family protein mc410: MEDDNGLELRLGLSLGKSSTTPRSRNDSSSETRIEDVDRGSKIIDDFRNFLHAGTQKSDSVKPEENFFDNLSSPAMNMDTSTNLNGAEFWIANNKKPSEGDEEKRLEASSKSRNVFDEITLQKKRRIDSETTRASHISINTDEGSTAENEDIADSEAEGSTSKLRTHHNDNSKRDGTGGVLSEVPKEVCGVSSLSGLEQNRFTVSSESEPKVRNVSYSIPFSNQPANIMNMPYNLAVKESNPIVVPGTSKHALPGIMHMMASSNSERPINQHMIPANSQLTFGYSPGQLPVLDKDNSQGLVPHSPQVNSSYFIRGLPDSDKQNGRLRFSEVMNKSGGSQFDGKALEASKAEGNHHAGEEGSSSQTATNVKQNSIMIGQNTSDQPRVDGCAYEFQAIQPGIAGDLKFSGTGSVPDLPWVSTTGSGPKGRTISGVTYRVSNTQVRIVCACHGLHMSPEEFILHANEELPTNQGNASGVVFPSSNSAASAQS; encoded by the exons ATGGAGGATGACAATGGCCTTGAGCTTCGGTTGGGTCTATCTTTGGGTAAATCATCTACCACCCCAAGGTCTAGGAACGACAGCTCTTCAGAGACTAGGATAGAAGATGTTGATAGAGGTAGCAAAATAATCGATGATTTTAGAAACTTTCTTCATGCTGGAACTCAGAAAAGTGATTCCGTGAAACCCGAAGAGAACTTCTTTGATAATCTTTCAAGTCCAGCTATGAACATGGATACCTCTACAAACTTGAATGGTGCAGAATTCTGGATTGCTAATAATAAGAAGCCTTCTGAAGGTGATGAAGAAAAGAGACTAGAGGCGTCAAGTAAATCTAGGAATGTTTTTGATGAGATAACCCTTCAAAAGAAGCGCAGGATAGATTCTGAAACCACAAGAGCCTCTCACATTTCAATAAACACTGATGAAGGCTCCActgctgaaaatgaagatatagCAGATTCCGAAGCCGAGGGATCAACTTCAAAGCTCAGAACTCACCATAATGATAATTCTAAGAGGGATGGGACTGGTGGTGTCTTATCTGAGGTTCCTAAGGAGGTTTGTGGCGTTTCTAGTTTAAGTGGTCTCGAACAAAACAGATTCACTGTTTCATCAGAAAGTGAACCTAAGGTTAGAAATGTTTCATATAGCATCCCATTCTCGAATCAGCCAGCAAACATCATGAACATGCCATATAATTTAGCAGTAAAGGAGTCTAATCCAATTGTTGTACCTGGAACTTCAAAGCATGCACTACCTGGTATCATGCATATGATGGCTTCTTCAAATAGTGAAAGACCAATAAATCAACATATGATACCTGCAAATAGTCAATTGACATTTGGATACTCTCCTGGCCAGCTTCCGGTGTTGGACAAAGATAATTCTCAGGGTCTTGTTCCTCATTCACCACAGGTCAACTCGTCCTATTTCATTAGGGGTCTGCCAGATTCAGACAAGCAGAACGGCAGACTTAGGTTTTCAGAAG TAATGAACAAGTCTGGGGGTTCACAATTTGACGGGAAGGCATTAGAAGCATCCAAGGCAGAGGGAAACCATCATGCTGGAGAAGAAGGATCCTCTTCTCAGACAGCAACCAATGTGAAACAAAATAGTATCATGATCGGGCAAAACACATCTGACCAGCCAAGAGTCGACGGGTGTGCTTATGAGTTTCAAGCTATACAACCAGGTATTGCTGGCGATTTGAAATTTTCCGGGACTGGTTCAGTTCCAGATTTGCCATGGGTTTCTACAACAGGTTCCGGTCCAAAGGGCAGGACAATATCCGGTGTAACCTATAGGGTTAGTAACACCCAAGTTCGAATTGTTTGTGCATGTCATGGATTGCACATGTCCCCCGAAGAGTTTATTTTGCATGCTAACGAGGAGCTGCCAACCAATCAAGGAAATGCATCTGGAGTAGTATTTCCTAGTAGCAACTCTGCCGCCTCAGCTCAAAGCTAG
- the LOC108193976 gene encoding E3 ubiquitin-protein ligase ATL42 — MISCIKMHKLTLFLMLLIVKTQSQSNPAQLAPGDAPNNFHPSLAAIIGVLCCMVIFTFILLAYAKYCHRSSPMTTSPIQGLLTRSRSRYSGIDKTLIESLPFFRFSALRGARGGLECSVCLSKFEDIEILRLLPACKHAFHIDCVDKWLEKHSTCPLCRHKVSTEDLSVLTYSHSLRFLAAGHSDVRQDSSLEIFVQREEDYNHRSSSFRVGGSFRSKNEEEKEELPIHENDEEILHKFNHRIIVSDAVLKNRWSNISSSDLMFLNSELSHGLSSGRLPFKESDGEELKKVMEIKQTDETSVEKNASTSKISGVNEKRSMSEIVTHPRFTDISIRIDAENSAGRNQENSDNVKEERIRRMWLPIARKTVEWFANRDTSTPEFQNTRQTFDV; from the coding sequence ATGATCTCCTGCATTAAAATGCATAAGTTGACTCTTTTTCTCATGCTCTTGATTGTGAAAACACAATCCCAATCAAACCCTGCACAATTAGCACCTGGAGATGCACCAAACAATTTCCATCCGAGCCTTGCAGCTATCATAGGTGTACTCTGTTGTATGGTTATTTTTACTTTCATCCTTCTTGCTTATGCCAAGTACTGCCACCGAAGCTCACCGATGACCACTTCTCCGATTCAAGGCCTGCTCACAAGATCCAGATCTCGGTACTCTGGTATCGACAAAACTCTTATTGAGTCACTTCCTTTTTTTAGATTCTCTGCACTCAGAGGAGCCAGAGGCGGTCTTGAGTGCTCTGTCTGTTTGTCAAAATTTGAAGATATCGAGATTTTAAGGCTACTGCCAGCTTGTAAACACGCGTTTCATATAGATTGCGTTGATAAGTGGCTTGAGAAGCACTCTACGTGCCCGCTGTGCAGGCATAAGGTCAGCACCGAGGATCTTTCAGTACTCACGTATTCTCACAGTTTGAGGTTCCTGGCTGCAGGGCACTCAGACGTGAGACAGGACTCAAGTTTGGAGATTTTTGTTCAGAGAGAAGAGGATTATAATCACAGGTCATCCAGTTTCCGTGTTGGAGGTAGCTTCAGAAGCAAGAATGAGGAGGAAAAAGAAGAGTTGCCAATTCACGAAAATGATGAGGAGATTTTACATAAGTTTAATCACAGGATCATTGTTTCTGATGCCGTGTTGAAGAACAGATGGAGTAATATTAGCTCTTCGGATCTCATGTTCTTGAATTCAGAGTTGAGTCATGGTTTGTCTAGCGGGAGATTACCATTCAAGGAATCTGATGGTGAGGAACTTAAGAAAGTAATGGAAATTAAACAAACTGATGAAACCTCAGTTGAGAAGAATGCTAGTACATCGAAGATTTCGGGTGTAAATGAGAAGAGATCAATGTCTGAAATTGTAACTCATCCAAGATTCACAGATATTAGCATAAGAATTGATGCAGAGAATTCTGCTGGGAGGAATCAGGAGAATTCGGATAATGTCAAGGAGGAGAGGATAAGGAGGATGTGGTTGCCAATTGCAAGAAAAACAGTTGAATGGTTTGCAAACAGAGACACAAGTACACCAGAGTTTCAGAACACAAGGCAAACTTTTGATGTGTAG
- the LOC108194746 gene encoding putative aldehyde oxidase Art an 7, which translates to MILKVSIISKMAMARDIFCIRPRLTTAMMPSLRPFLLLILLSLWVCVESADPGFQKTITTGSKFGFLGRGPFGGIFQGQVTVEHGSDDPSLPASNPSLPASDPSLSASNDGGSSSSSGGDQVESARKMMNSNKGDSSDHTSHTSQDATPVIGPDGNPILSPEKPRFESNSLGKWRITTQNAGISAMQLQTMPEDKVVWFDTTFLGPSALELKPKGNCPINFETNVPDCYAHALEYDGLHDTTRPLTIKSDPWCSVGSLSATGTLVGSGGYYKGRSAIRLLKPCPNCDFTEKSFVLGSERWYASQHILEDGNLVIVGGRKSFNYEIIPPDTFNIPIKKFDFPFLQQTTDPVENNLYPFLYLVPDGNLFLFANNRSIIFDPKTAKIIRELPPLAGGSRNYPASGMSAVLPIKIDPKNPEKVYFDIMVCGGASPFAFFPVDSVQARPKPKNVYWPALQDCNKIKLMDPNPHWEKDMLLSPRVMGDMLILPTGDLLILNGAKKGAAGWWNGDDPNLTPELYMPKQKLGSRFKQLHPTTIPRMYHSTSAVLSNGEVLVAGSNENDRYVYQGVPFPTELRVEKFTPPYLDKSLDKHRPKILTKPKKVKHGGPFSFKYAITTPPPQPLEASDLKMHMLSPPFTTHGYSQQQRMLVLDVRMRGPDTVQAVAPPNARIAPPGYYILFLVHRGVPSAGIWVRLVTK; encoded by the exons ATGATTTTGAAGGTCTCAATTATTAGTAAAATGGCAATGGCGAGAGATATTTTTTGCATAAGGCCAAGATTAACGACAGCCATGATGCCAAGTCTGAGACCTTTTCTTCTCCTCATTCTCTTATCGCTTTGGGTTTGTGTCGAAAGCGCTGATCCTGGTTTTCAAAAGACCATCACTACAGGGTCCAAGTTCGGGTTTCTGGGAAGAGGCCCTTTTGGTGGTATCTTCCAAGGACAAGTTACTGTAGAACATGGATCTGATGATCCTTCATTGCCCGCATCAAATCCTTCATTGCCCGCATCAGATCCTTCATTGTCCGCTAGCAATGATGGTGGCAGCAGCAGTAGCAGCGGCGGTGACCAGGTGGAGAGTGCAAGAAAGATGATGAACAGCAACAAAGGGGACTCATCAGATCATACTTCTCACACGAGTCAAGACGCGACACCTGTTATCGGACCAGATGGTAATCCTATTCTTTCACCTGAAAAACCAAGATTTGAGTCCAACTCCCTTGGCAAATGGAGAATAACCACTCAAAATGCTGGCATTTCCGCCATGCAATTACAAACAATGCCAGAAGATAAGGTAGTGTGGTTTGACACAACATTTCTGGGGCCTTCTGCGCTTGAGCTGAAACCTAAGGGAAATTGTCCTATCAATTTTGAGACCAATGTTCCGGATTGCTATGCTCATGCTCTAGAGTATGATGGGCTACACGATACCACCAGACCGCTAACT ATTAAATCTGATCCGTGGTGCTCAGTTggaagtttatcggctactggAACCCTAGTAGGCTCAGGAGGGTATTACAAAGGAAGAAGTGCTATTCGTCTTCTCAAGCCATGCCCCAACTGTGATTTCACAGAGAAGTCTTTCGTTTTAGGTTCTGAGAGATG GTATGCTTCACAACACATCTTGGAAGATGGCAATCTTGTAATAGTTGGCGGTCGAAAATCCTTCAATTACGAAATTATTCCACCAGATACATTCAATATCcctataaaaaaatttgatttccCCTTTCTCCAACAAACCACTGACCCTGTTGAAAACAACCTCTACCCTTTCTTGTATCTGGTTCCAGATGGAAATCTTTTCCTCTTTGCCAACAACCGCTCTATAATTTTCGACCCTAAAACCGCAAAAATCATCCGTGAATTGCCACCACTTGCTGGTGGCTCCAGGAACTACCCTGCCTCAGGCATGTCTGCCGTTCTTCCCATCAAAATCGACCCTAAAAACCCCGAAAAAGTATACTTTGACATCATGGTCTGTGGGGGAGCTTCACCATTTGCCTTTTTTCCAGTGGACAGTGTCCAAGCTAGGCCAAAGCCTAAGAATGTATACTGGCCAGCCCTTCAAGATTGTAACAAGATCAAGCTGATGGACCCGAATCCACACTGGGAAAAAGACATGCTCTTGTCTCCTCGTGTCATGGGAGACATGCTAATTCTCCCCACAGGAGACCTTCTGATTCTCAATGGCGCAAAGAAAGGCGCTGCAGGGTGGTGGAATGGCGACGATCCCAACCTCACCCCCGAGCTCTACATGCCCAAACAGAAGCTCGGAAGCAGGTTCAAGCAGCTCCACCCCACCACAATCCCAAGAATGTACCATTCCACCTCAGCAGTCCTATCCAACGGAGAAGTCCTCGTAGCCGGAAGCAATGAAAACGACAGATACGTCTACCAGGGAGTCCCCTTCCCAACCGAGCTCCGCGTGGAGAAGTTCACCCCACCTTATCTCGACAAAAGCCTCGATAAGCACAGACCAAAAATACTAACTAAGCCCAAGAAAGTGAAACATGGAGGcccattttcttttaaatatgcGATCACTACTCCACCCCCACAGCCCCTGGAGGCCTCAGACTTGAAGATGCATATGTTATCGCCACCCTTTACGACTCATGGGTATTCACAGCAACAGAGAATGCTTGTGTTGGATGTGAGGATGAGGGGTCCTGACACCGTTCAAGCGGTGGCGCCACCAAACGCGAGAATTGCTCCACCAGggtattatattttgtttttggttCACCGGGGAGTACCTAGTGCTGGAATTTGGGTTAGACTTGTCACCAAATAG
- the LOC108194243 gene encoding rac-like GTP-binding protein ARAC7, with amino-acid sequence MMSASKFIKCVTVGDGAVGKTCMLICYTSNKFPTDYIPTVFDNFSANVAVDGSIVNLGLWDTAGQEDYSRLRPLSYRGADIFVLAFSLISRASYENVLKKWMPELRRFAPNVPIVLVGTKLDLREDGYLAHHMGYDLITTSQGEELRKQIGAAAYIECSSRTQQNVKAVFDTAIKAVLQPPRRKEIARKTRRRSSGCSIVQSMVCGGCGA; translated from the exons ATGATGAGTGCTTCAAAGTTCATAAAATGTGTCACTGTGGGAGATGGAGCTGTTGGCAAGACTTGCATGCTCATCTGCTACACCAGCAATAAGTTCCCCACC GATTATATTCCAACGGTGTTTGATAATTTTAGTGCTAATGTGGCTGTGGACGGAAGCATTGTCAACTTGGGCCTATGGGATACTGCAG GCCAGGAAGATTATAGCAGGCTGAGGCCTTTGAGTTATAGAGGTGCTGATATTTTTGTCTTAGCTTTCTCATTAATCAGCAGGGCAAGCTACGAAAATGTGCTCAAAAAG TGGATGCCAGAGCTCCGTCGATTTGCACCCAATGTACCTATTGTTCTTGTGGGAACAAAGCTAG ATCTTCGTGAAGATGGATATCTAGCTCATCACATGGGATATGATCTCATTACAACTTCTCAA GGCGAAGAGCTTAGGAAACAAATTGGTGCAGCAGCTTATATAGAGTGCAGCTCTAGAACGCAGCAG AATGTCAAAGCTGTTTTTGATACTGCTATCAAGGCTGTACTTCAACCTCCAAGGAGGAAGGAAATTGCAAGGAAGACTAGACGTAGAAGCTCTGGTTGCTCAATTGT CCAGAGTATGGTATGCGGAGGTTGTGGTGCTTAA
- the LOC108196090 gene encoding protein phosphatase 2C and cyclic nucleotide-binding/kinase domain-containing protein, producing MGCVYSKDCIGEICTPKDSKVKQTGNARAAEIGVFSPATSYGDDEDEARDQSTHLRDHEAGITRLSRVSAQFLPPNGSRTVQVPTPKYELRYSFLSQRGFYPDALDKANQDSFCIHTPFGTNPNDHFFGVFDGHGEYGAQCSQFVKQKLCENLLRNSRFHMDAVEACHAAFLKTNSELHDDDIDDSMSGTTAVTILVRDRTIYVANSGDSRAVIAERRGTDVVALDLSIDQTPFRDDELERVKLCGARVLTLDQIEGLKNPDVQCWDTEEGDDGDPPRLWVPNGMYPGTAFTRSLGDSIAESIGVVANPEIVAFELTADHPFFVLASDGVFEFLSSQAVVDMVAKYKDPRDACAAIVAESYRLWLQYETRTDDITVIVVHISGLTNSSGVHSASSSDVLKPPVPQFVELSGSESPSLLGWNIRHQRVRQDISRTRLRAIESSLENGHAWVPPSPAHRKTWEEEAHIERALHDHFLFRKLTDSQCHVLLDCMQRVEFQPGDIVVKLGGEGDCFYVVGSGVFEVLAKQEETTGEVPKVLQQYTAEKFSSFGELALMYNKPLQASVRAVTHGTLWALKREDFRGILMSEFSNLSSLKLLRSVDLLSKLTILQLSHIADSLSEVFFSDGQIIINNNEDLQGLYIVQKGQVIINFDLEAVRDRNATSLLSDSLNQEDAAVSSKASTVKKTEGSYFGEWTLIGENIKSLNATAVGDVACAILTKEKFESVVGPLAKLPQDDYYKSRESSARFAKESVGNADPATLATVQLSDLEWRSCKYTTDCSEIGLVLLRNSENLLTLKRFSKQKIRNLEKEAQVLKEKDLMKSLSHSPFVPQLLCTCADRTHAGMLLNTCIACPITSILQNPLDEPSARFCAASVVIALEDLHKNGVLYRGVSPDVLMLDQTGHLQLVDFRFGKKLAGERTFTICGMADSLAPEIVQGKGHGLPADWWALGVLVYFMLKGEMPFGSWRESEIDTFAKIAKGKFTLPQNFSPEVVDLITKLLDVDENTRLGSQGADSVKRHPWFSTVNWEEVEGRTFPIPDEIMCRVNQHLESHIEQVASSALSPVRDLEELNTPEWLEDW from the exons atggggtgtgtttattccaaagatTGTATTGGTGAGATATGCACACCTAAGGATTCTAAGGTTAAACAGACTGGTAATGCTAGAGCAGCTGAAATTGGTGTTTTTTCGCCAGCTACTTCGTATGGGGATGACGAAGATGAAGCGAGAGACCAATCCACTCACCTTAGGGACCATGAAGCGGGTATAACCAGGTTGTCCAGGGTTTCAGCTCAATTTCTGCCTCCCAATGGCTCTCGAACTGTTCAAGTTCCGACTCCAAAGTATGAGTTGCGCTATTCTTTTTTGTCTCAGCGTGGCTTTTATCCTGATGCTCTTGATAAAGCTAATCAAGATAGTTTTTGCATTCATACTCCTTTTGGGACAAATCCCAATGACCATTTTTTTGGGGTTTTTGATGGTCATGGAGAATATGGAGCTCAATGCTCACAATTTGTTAAGCAGAAGTTATGTGAAAATTTACTTAGGAATAGTCGGTTTCATATGGATGCTGTGGAAGCATGTCATGCTGCTTTCTTGAAGACAAATTCAGAGCTACATGATGATGATATAGATGATAGCATGAGTGGGACGACAGCAGTTACAATATTAGTCCGGGATAGGACTATTTATGTTGCTAATTCCGGAGATTCCAGGGCTGTTATTGCTGAAAGGAGAGGAACAGATGTTGTTGCTCTTGACCTATCAATAGATCAAACTCCTTTTAGGGATGATGAACTTGAACGGGTTAAGCTATGTGGAGCTAGGGTCCTTACGTTGGATCAGATCGAAGGGCTTAAAAACCCAGATGTACAGTGTTGGGATACCGAAGAGGGCGATGATGGTGATCCTCCTCGATTATGGGTTCCAAATGGGATGTATCCGGGCACAGCATTCACGAGAAGCCTTGGTGACTCAATTGCAGAGTCAATCGGGGTTGTTGCCAACCCTGAAATCGTAGCCTTTGAACTTACAGCTGATCATCCTTTCTTCGTTCTTGCCAGTGATGGGGTGTTTGAGTTTCTTTCTAGCCAAGCAGTGGTTGACATG GTAGCAAAATACAAGGATCCACGTGATGCTTGTGCAGCCATTGTTGCTGAATCTTATCGACTGTGGCTACAGTATGAAACTCGTACAGATGATATTACAGTAATTGTTGTGCATATTAGCGGGTTAACAAAT AGTTCTGGTGTTCATTCAGCAAGCTCTAGTGATGTTCTAAAACCTCCAGTGCCCCAATTTGTAGAGCTTTCGGGATCTGAGTCTCCTTCATTGCTGGGCTGGAATATTCGGCATCAGCGTGTGAGGCAAGATATATCAAGAACGCGTCTTCGTGCAATTGAAAGTTCTTTGGAGAATGGACATGCATGGGTACCTCCATCTCCAGCCCACAGGAAAACTTGGGAAGAAGAA GCACATATTGAGAGGGCCTTGCACGATCATTTTCTATTCAGAAAGCTTACTGATTCTCAGTGCCACGTACTGCTAGATTGCATGCAACGAGTGGAATTTCAACCAGGAGATATTGTGGTGAAATTG GGTGGAGAAGGGGACTGCTTTTATGTTGTAGGCAGTGGAGTATTTGAGGTCTTGGCAAAGCAG GAAGAAACAACCGGAGAGGTGCCCAAGGTCTTGCAACAATATACAGCTGAAAAATTCTCATCATTTGGAGAGCTTGCACTCAT GTATAATAAACCCCTACAGGCTTCTGTCCGGGCTGTGACACATGGAACCCTTTGGgctctgaaaagagaagattttagAGGAATTCTTATGTCAGAGTTTTCTAATTTGTCATCACTGAAGTTGCTGCGGTCAGTGGATCTTCTCTCAAAACTGACTATACTGCAACTGAGTCATATTGCAGATTCTCTTTCAGAAGTTTTCTTCTCTGATGGCCAGATAATAATCAATAAT AATGAGGATCTTCAGGGACTTTATATTGTCCAGAAGGGACAAGTGATAATTAATTTTGACTTGGAAGCAGTAAGAGATCGAAATGCCACGAGCCTTCTGTCTGATAGTCTAAATCAAGAAGATGCAGCAGTTAGCAGTAAAGCATCCACAGTGAAGAAGACCGAGGGAAGCTATTTTGGCGAGTGGACACTCATTGGTGAAAACATAAAGTCCTTGAACGCTACTGCAGTGGGTGATGTGGCTTGTGCTATTTTGACAAAGGAAAAGTTTGAGTCCGTTGTTGGCCCTCTAGCTAAACTTCCGCAGGATGACTATTACAA GTCAAGGGAAAGTTCTGCAAGATTTGCTAAGGAGTCTGTTGGAAATGCTGATCCTGCAACGCTTGCAACAGTTCAACTTTCGGATTTG GAGTGGAGGTCATGCAAATATACTACTGACTGCAGTGAAATTGGCCTTGTTCTTTTGAGGAATTCAG AAAACTTGCTTACTTTGAAGAGGTTCTCGAAACAGAAAATAAGAAATCTGGAAAAAGAAGCCCAGGTTTTGAAGGAAAAGGATCTCATGAAAAGTTTAAGCCACTCCCCTTTTGTGCCACAACTTCTATGCACATGTGCTGATCGGACACATGCAGGCATGCTTCTAAATACATGCATTGCTTGCCCTATTACTTCCATTCTTCAGAACCCACTTGATGAACCTTCTGCAAGGTTCTGTGCTGCCTCTGTTGTCATTGCCCTAGAAGATTTACACAAG AATGGTGTTCTTTACAGAGGTGTGTCGCCAGATGTTCTAATGCTTGATCAAACAGGACATCTGCAG CTTGTGGACTTCAGGTTCGGGAAGAAATTAGCTGGTGAAAGGACATTTACAATATGTGGAATGGCTGACTCTTTAGCTCCAGAAATAGTCCAAGGGAAAGGACATGGTCTTCCTGCTGACTG GTGGGCCTTGGGTGTGTTGGTCTATTTTATGCTAAAAGGTGAAATGCCGTTTGGTTCATGGCGAGAAAGTGAGATTGATACATTTGCAAAGATTGCAAAAGGAAAGTTCACACTTCCACAAAATTTCAGCCCTGAAGTAGTTGATCTCATCACTAAG ttACTAGACGTTGATGAAAACACAAGACTTGGAAGCCAAGGCGCTGACTCTGTTAAAAGGCATCCTTGGTTTAGTACGGTTAATTGGGAAGAAGTAGAAGGTCGTACTTTTCCCATTCCTGATGAGATCATGTGCCGTGTTAATCAACATTTGGAAAGTCACATTGAACAGGTAGCTTCCTCTGCACTTTCCCCAGTCCGAGACTTGGAAGAACTCAACACTCCAGAATGGCTCGAGGATTGGTAG